Proteins from a genomic interval of Chroococcidiopsis thermalis PCC 7203:
- a CDS encoding ATP-binding protein: MRHKKHPNRAGLNRNSLLNRITNRIHQSLELQQILSVAVQEIRAFLQIDRVKVYKFHPDGTGQVIAEAIAAKRLPSLLGLHFPADDIPAHAREMFVKIGARSIVDVPQQQISLSYLKSPQTTGDLTLEEVQQRTVTEILQRPVDPCHVEYLTAMGVQSSLVIPILHDCQLWGLLACHHAQPKTFRQEQLDVVRLVVEHLAIAISQSQLLTQARERAIRQELINKISTLLHSPHSIQTILQIALESIVNSVDGSGGRLYLCPTGQAQITEIYTDKAQPQGMLENAPFWQQLMAGVGRNPQHGYVAIANLYQAPELLEVAPAFQTTNIRSLFVMPLHYGSETLGCLTIFRDAIDTDITWAGRFDPDERISRVRHSFEAWRELKRGQSKEWTSSEIELVQALANHLSLAVMQHRLHEYERQQRQLLERRNQELKTARTLAEEANRLKSDFLSSTSHELRTPLAATLNYLKLLKEGLYYNEVELKEYIQIAYQSAENLVTLINDILDLAKIEAGRLVMHWEEFELMPLLTELQRLFQIESNCKGIPLSIDCQVERIYADKFRLRQVLTNLLANAFKFTETGQVCIRAITKTDEPAIEISVTDTGIGIEPSQAAVLFEPFVQADGSVKRRYGGTGLGLTVCQRLVELMGGKICLESAGLGQGTKVTFTLPVRQGSRE, from the coding sequence ATGCGTCATAAAAAACATCCAAATCGAGCGGGACTGAACCGAAATTCTCTGTTAAATCGGATTACGAATCGCATCCATCAATCTTTGGAACTACAGCAGATTCTCTCTGTTGCAGTGCAGGAGATTCGGGCATTTTTACAAATAGATAGAGTCAAAGTTTATAAATTTCATCCTGATGGAACGGGACAAGTGATTGCTGAAGCGATCGCGGCAAAGCGTTTACCATCTTTGCTAGGGTTGCACTTTCCCGCAGATGATATTCCTGCCCACGCACGGGAGATGTTTGTCAAAATTGGGGCGCGATCGATTGTGGACGTTCCCCAACAACAGATTAGCCTCAGCTATTTAAAATCTCCCCAAACTACAGGAGATTTGACGTTAGAGGAAGTTCAGCAAAGAACCGTTACAGAAATTCTCCAACGCCCCGTCGATCCTTGTCACGTCGAATATCTCACAGCTATGGGGGTGCAGTCTTCCCTAGTCATCCCAATTCTTCACGATTGCCAGTTGTGGGGACTGCTGGCTTGTCACCACGCGCAACCAAAAACTTTTCGTCAGGAACAATTAGACGTGGTGCGACTCGTGGTAGAACACCTCGCGATCGCAATTTCTCAATCTCAACTATTGACGCAAGCACGCGAAAGAGCTATTCGCCAAGAATTAATCAACAAAATTTCAACTCTGCTTCACTCTCCCCACTCAATTCAAACAATTTTACAAATTGCTCTTGAAAGTATTGTCAACAGCGTTGATGGTTCTGGTGGCAGACTATATCTTTGTCCTACAGGGCAAGCACAAATCACAGAAATTTATACCGATAAAGCCCAACCTCAAGGGATGTTGGAGAACGCTCCATTTTGGCAACAGTTGATGGCTGGTGTTGGTAGAAACCCCCAGCACGGGTATGTGGCGATCGCCAATCTTTATCAAGCACCGGAGTTACTAGAAGTTGCTCCTGCCTTTCAAACTACGAATATCCGCAGCCTATTTGTTATGCCCTTGCATTATGGTAGTGAAACCTTGGGTTGCCTGACCATTTTCCGCGATGCGATCGATACTGATATTACCTGGGCGGGAAGATTCGATCCTGACGAACGTATTTCCAGAGTGAGGCATTCTTTTGAGGCTTGGCGAGAATTAAAACGAGGACAAAGCAAAGAATGGACGAGTTCGGAAATAGAATTAGTCCAAGCCCTAGCCAATCATCTCTCACTTGCCGTCATGCAGCACCGATTACATGAATACGAACGACAACAGAGGCAATTGTTAGAAAGACGTAATCAAGAACTAAAGACTGCCCGCACCCTGGCAGAAGAAGCCAATCGCCTCAAATCAGATTTTCTCTCCTCCACCAGTCATGAATTACGTACGCCTTTAGCAGCCACGCTTAATTATTTGAAATTGCTCAAAGAAGGACTTTACTACAACGAAGTAGAGTTAAAAGAATACATTCAAATTGCCTATCAATCAGCAGAAAATCTCGTCACCTTAATTAACGATATTCTCGACCTGGCAAAAATTGAAGCCGGAAGATTGGTGATGCATTGGGAAGAATTTGAGCTAATGCCTCTATTGACAGAACTACAACGTTTATTTCAAATTGAGAGCAATTGCAAGGGTATTCCTTTAAGCATTGATTGTCAAGTGGAGCGGATTTATGCCGATAAATTCCGACTGCGACAAGTCCTAACTAACCTCTTGGCTAACGCTTTTAAATTTACTGAAACCGGACAAGTTTGCATTCGAGCAATTACCAAAACTGACGAACCAGCAATTGAAATTTCGGTAACTGATACTGGAATTGGGATCGAACCAAGCCAAGCAGCAGTATTATTTGAGCCTTTTGTCCAAGCAGACGGTTCGGTGAAACGGCGCTATGGAGGTACGGGATTAGGCTTAACCGTCTGTCAGCGTTTAGTAGAACTGATGGGAGGAAAAATCTGTCTAGAGAGTGCGGGTTTAGGACAAGGCACGAAAGTTACTTTTACTCTTCCTGTGAGACAAGGGAGTAGGGAGTAG
- a CDS encoding response regulator: MCRIAVLDDDRNWCMALQRFLKNTFEVSIFNDATSLIEDLIQDVRQYDLIMVDLSLPPDAYGEIDGRKFIRYIREVLLEPPILVLVTAFIGKNELNSGEIFCKEADAFLAKDAGLDEISRQLQQLLVNR; encoded by the coding sequence ATGTGCCGAATCGCAGTACTAGATGACGATCGCAATTGGTGCATGGCACTTCAGCGTTTTTTAAAAAACACCTTTGAAGTGTCTATTTTCAACGATGCTACCTCGCTCATCGAAGATTTGATTCAAGATGTGCGGCAGTATGACTTAATTATGGTCGATCTGTCTCTGCCACCCGATGCTTACGGAGAAATTGACGGGCGGAAATTTATTCGCTATATCAGAGAAGTTTTACTAGAACCTCCCATTCTCGTGTTAGTGACCGCATTTATTGGAAAAAATGAATTGAATAGTGGCGAGATTTTCTGTAAAGAAGCTGATGCTTTCTTAGCTAAAGATGCAGGGTTAGATGAGATTTCACGGCAATTGCAACAATTATTGGTAAATAGGTAA
- a CDS encoding alkaline phosphatase: MTLRKPFAIGLVATTAIATLTIVARTFSQTNQSTSLDTGNVIFLHPDGTSAAHWGAARFLNYGSDGRLNWDRMSHLGVYLGHMKNQLTATSNAGAVTHATGVKVDADSYGLDETGKPMTALSGKPQTIMQEAIAQGIPTAIINSGIISEPGTGAFLAKVKNRQAHAEITKQIVESGVDIILGGGEIWYLPKEKTGRHAKSGKREDGVNLIDLAKRKGYTVVYNREELLKLPTNTKKVLGIFAAEDTYNDEPEEDLKKQKLPLYVESAPTAAEMLQTTLRVLSNRSKPFFIVQEEEGTDNFSNYNNAKGCLEAMKRADDAVGVAMKFIEQNPNTMLLTAADSDASGLEVIGEQISNMPLNQPLPPRQKNGAPLDGRDGTGTLPFVSAPDARGQRFPFAIAWTGFADNAGSIVAKAHGMNAARMQPTIDNTEIYRLMYRSLFTKTLPSSSP, from the coding sequence ATGACGCTACGCAAACCATTCGCAATTGGTTTAGTTGCCACAACTGCGATCGCCACTTTAACTATTGTTGCCCGCACTTTTTCCCAGACGAATCAAAGTACTAGCCTTGATACTGGAAATGTTATTTTTCTGCATCCCGATGGTACGAGTGCTGCCCATTGGGGAGCTGCCCGTTTTCTCAATTACGGTTCCGATGGTAGGCTGAATTGGGATCGCATGTCTCATCTTGGTGTCTATTTAGGACACATGAAAAATCAGCTGACTGCCACTTCTAATGCTGGCGCTGTGACTCATGCTACGGGAGTGAAAGTAGATGCTGACTCCTACGGCTTAGACGAAACTGGAAAGCCAATGACGGCGCTTTCAGGCAAGCCACAGACAATTATGCAAGAAGCGATCGCCCAAGGTATTCCAACAGCAATTATTAACTCTGGTATTATTAGCGAACCTGGTACTGGTGCTTTCTTAGCTAAGGTAAAAAATCGTCAAGCACACGCAGAGATTACCAAACAAATTGTTGAGTCTGGCGTAGATATCATTTTGGGTGGTGGAGAAATTTGGTATCTTCCTAAAGAAAAAACTGGACGACACGCTAAGTCAGGTAAACGAGAAGACGGCGTAAATCTAATCGATCTAGCAAAACGTAAAGGTTACACAGTGGTATACAACCGCGAGGAACTATTGAAACTACCCACTAACACCAAAAAAGTTTTAGGCATATTTGCAGCTGAAGATACTTACAACGATGAACCAGAAGAGGATTTGAAAAAGCAAAAGCTACCGTTGTATGTCGAGAGTGCGCCAACTGCGGCAGAAATGTTACAAACAACGCTGAGGGTTTTATCTAATAGATCGAAACCCTTTTTTATCGTTCAAGAGGAGGAAGGAACGGATAACTTTTCTAATTACAACAATGCTAAAGGCTGTCTCGAAGCCATGAAACGGGCAGATGATGCAGTTGGGGTAGCAATGAAGTTTATCGAGCAAAATCCCAATACTATGTTATTAACAGCCGCAGATAGCGATGCTAGCGGGTTAGAAGTCATTGGCGAACAGATAAGCAATATGCCACTGAACCAGCCTTTACCTCCTAGACAGAAAAATGGCGCACCTTTGGATGGTAGAGATGGTACAGGTACGTTACCTTTTGTTTCTGCACCCGACGCTAGAGGACAGCGTTTTCCATTTGCGATCGCCTGGACTGGTTTTGCCGACAATGCCGGATCGATTGTTGCCAAAGCACACGGAATGAACGCTGCAAGGATGCAACCTACTATAGATAATACTGAGATTTATAGATTGATGTATAGAAGTTTATTTACTAAAACTTTGCCGTCCAGCTCTCCTTAA
- the tgt gene encoding tRNA guanosine(34) transglycosylase Tgt → MTTQFSFQVSTRCSQTKARVGVFYTPHGAVETPRFMPVGTLANVKTVTPTQLQETGAQMVLANTYHLHLQPGERIVEKAGGLHQFMRWNQPILTDSGGFQVFSLSEMRQITDDGVIFRSPHDGQMINLTPERSIQIQNALGADVIMAFDECPPYPASREEVEAATQRTYRWLERCISAHQRPDQALFGIVQGGVYPDLRAAAAEALAGLDLPGYAIGGVSVGEPPELIAKIVQATTPMLPVDKPRYLMGVGTYKEMAQAIASGMDLFDCVIPTRLARHGAALVKGERWNLKNSQYREDFQPLDETCPCYTCQNFTRAYISHLVRSQEILAYTLLTIHNITELVRFTQKIREAIISDRFTTEFAQWLS, encoded by the coding sequence TTGACTACGCAATTTTCCTTCCAAGTTTCCACTCGTTGCAGCCAAACTAAAGCCCGTGTAGGTGTCTTTTACACTCCTCATGGTGCGGTTGAAACTCCCCGCTTTATGCCCGTAGGGACGCTGGCAAATGTGAAAACCGTCACTCCCACACAACTTCAGGAAACAGGGGCGCAGATGGTTTTGGCAAATACCTATCACTTGCATTTGCAACCAGGGGAAAGGATTGTCGAAAAAGCTGGGGGATTACACCAGTTCATGCGCTGGAATCAACCAATCTTGACTGATTCTGGCGGTTTTCAGGTTTTCAGTTTGAGCGAAATGCGGCAGATTACCGATGATGGGGTAATATTTCGATCGCCTCATGACGGACAGATGATTAATTTAACCCCAGAGCGATCGATCCAAATCCAAAATGCTTTGGGTGCTGATGTGATTATGGCATTTGATGAATGCCCCCCCTATCCCGCCAGTCGTGAGGAGGTAGAAGCAGCGACACAAAGGACATACCGCTGGCTAGAACGTTGTATTAGCGCCCACCAGCGCCCCGATCAGGCGTTATTTGGTATCGTCCAAGGGGGAGTCTACCCAGATTTACGGGCGGCGGCGGCTGAGGCTTTGGCAGGGTTAGATTTGCCCGGATATGCGATTGGTGGCGTGAGTGTAGGGGAACCACCAGAACTGATTGCCAAGATCGTACAAGCGACAACTCCCATGCTACCAGTAGATAAGCCTAGATATTTGATGGGGGTAGGCACGTATAAAGAAATGGCACAAGCGATCGCGTCTGGTATGGATCTATTTGACTGCGTGATTCCTACACGCCTTGCCCGTCATGGCGCAGCTTTGGTAAAGGGGGAACGGTGGAATTTAAAAAATTCTCAATATCGGGAAGATTTTCAACCTTTAGATGAAACTTGTCCTTGTTACACTTGCCAAAATTTCACGCGGGCGTATATTTCTCATTTGGTGCGATCGCAAGAAATTTTAGCTTATACTCTGTTGACCATTCATAATATTACAGAATTAGTTCGGTTTACCCAAAAGATTCGAGAGGCAATAATTAGCGATCGCTTTACGACAGAATTTGCTCAGTGGTTGAGTTAG
- a CDS encoding TetR/AcrR family transcriptional regulator, with amino-acid sequence MSIGRYQCYALMRCQDEEKTMSSDRKTSTRQKILEVADNLFYREGIRAVGVDTIIAQSGVAKTTLYRYFPSKDDLVVAYLEERQNSFKRLFEIAIARYPNEPKQQIIALFAWLDKYLTKPECYGCPFLVTASELPELEHPAHQLAVSNRIAIRDRLVSLAEAVGVDNPQQLGVHLLLLIDGAFTQRRLFGIEGFDVRLKPIVAQLVDGNG; translated from the coding sequence ATGTCAATAGGGAGATACCAATGCTATGCCCTGATGAGATGCCAAGATGAAGAGAAAACAATGTCAAGCGATCGCAAAACCTCAACCCGCCAGAAGATTCTAGAAGTTGCTGACAATCTGTTCTACCGCGAAGGAATTCGGGCAGTAGGAGTAGATACAATTATTGCTCAGTCAGGAGTTGCCAAAACGACGCTATACCGCTACTTTCCTTCTAAGGATGACTTAGTGGTGGCGTACTTAGAGGAACGTCAAAACAGCTTCAAGCGATTATTTGAAATTGCGATCGCCCGATACCCAAACGAGCCGAAACAGCAGATAATTGCTTTATTTGCCTGGTTAGACAAGTATTTGACAAAACCCGAATGTTACGGTTGTCCGTTCTTGGTGACAGCATCGGAGTTACCGGAACTAGAACATCCGGCGCATCAATTAGCTGTATCTAATAGGATAGCAATTCGCGATCGCCTCGTGTCTTTAGCTGAAGCAGTGGGAGTAGACAACCCTCAACAGTTAGGCGTTCATCTCCTGCTATTAATTGACGGTGCATTTACCCAAAGGCGGTTATTTGGAATCGAAGGTTTTGATGTAAGATTGAAACCTATTGTTGCTCAATTAGTCGATGGTAATGGGTAA
- a CDS encoding Rid family detoxifying hydrolase, whose protein sequence is MPKRVVYAPDVAIPVKAYSQAIDTGSLVFCSGQLAYDAKNDAVFSESAAEQTDYLMQNIQVILDAAGLQLRDVVKTTIFLTDMNDFVSVNEVYARYFDLDPPARSTIGVNALAKGAKVEIEVIASRT, encoded by the coding sequence ATGCCTAAACGAGTTGTGTATGCGCCAGATGTAGCAATTCCTGTAAAAGCCTATTCTCAAGCGATCGATACAGGAAGTTTAGTATTTTGTTCGGGACAACTTGCATACGATGCTAAAAACGATGCAGTATTTTCAGAATCAGCGGCAGAACAAACTGATTATTTGATGCAGAACATTCAAGTGATTTTGGATGCCGCTGGTTTACAGTTACGAGACGTAGTAAAGACAACTATTTTCTTGACCGATATGAATGATTTTGTATCCGTCAATGAAGTTTATGCCCGCTATTTCGATCTCGATCCTCCAGCGCGATCGACCATTGGTGTAAATGCATTAGCCAAGGGAGCCAAAGTCGAAATAGAAGTTATTGCTAGCAGAACTTAA
- a CDS encoding cupin domain-containing protein — protein MTAFDYKTKHGENFTVANIGKLSQLHHFSFQLPSRVIEVEGKLFIKQIVDLTSCEISFNKLPAKAAIPFYHKHKQNEEVYLFLQGEGEFQIDGEIFPISEGTVVRVDPDGERTLRNILNEDLVYIVIQSQANSYKGHTILDGVAIDKKVNWVNSV, from the coding sequence ATGACAGCATTTGACTATAAAACAAAGCATGGTGAAAACTTTACTGTAGCTAATATAGGTAAGTTGTCGCAGCTACATCATTTCTCCTTTCAACTACCATCAAGAGTAATTGAAGTTGAAGGCAAGTTATTTATTAAGCAAATTGTAGATTTAACAAGTTGTGAAATCTCCTTCAATAAGCTACCAGCAAAAGCAGCAATTCCTTTCTACCACAAACACAAGCAAAATGAAGAAGTTTATCTCTTCCTTCAAGGTGAAGGTGAATTTCAAATTGATGGTGAGATTTTTCCCATCAGTGAAGGAACAGTAGTACGAGTCGATCCTGATGGCGAGAGAACTCTTAGAAATATTTTAAATGAAGATTTGGTCTATATTGTTATTCAATCTCAGGCTAACAGTTACAAGGGACATACAATTTTGGATGGTGTTGCAATAGATAAAAAAGTGAATTGGGTAAATTCCGTTTAA
- a CDS encoding universal stress protein yields the protein MFQKILVALDTSSLNRSVFEEALGLAKALNASVMLLHVLSAEEEGSPDIYMMSHADYYQGYGMSSEIIQMQRQRWDEFANKGLEMLQSFTDEATAAGVKTEFSQIAGSPSRTVCEFARNWQADLIIMGRRGHSGLSELFMGSVSNYVLHHAPCSVLTVQHSAVNRDTEAEHVTPAMRHYRSSN from the coding sequence ATGTTTCAAAAAATATTAGTAGCGCTCGATACTTCTAGTCTTAATCGCAGCGTTTTTGAGGAAGCACTAGGCTTAGCAAAGGCACTTAATGCTAGCGTCATGCTATTACACGTACTCTCTGCTGAAGAAGAGGGTAGCCCAGATATTTATATGATGTCCCATGCAGACTACTATCAGGGATATGGGATGAGTAGCGAAATCATCCAAATGCAGCGCCAGCGATGGGACGAGTTTGCAAATAAAGGACTGGAAATGCTGCAAAGTTTTACAGATGAAGCAACTGCGGCGGGAGTGAAAACGGAGTTTAGTCAGATAGCTGGTAGTCCTAGCCGTACTGTCTGCGAGTTTGCGCGAAATTGGCAAGCTGACTTAATTATTATGGGTCGTCGGGGTCACTCTGGTTTGAGCGAATTGTTTATGGGTAGTGTCAGCAACTACGTCCTGCATCACGCTCCCTGCTCCGTACTTACGGTACAACATTCAGCGGTGAATCGCGACACAGAAGCAGAACACGTTACACCTGCGATGAGACATTATCGATCGAGTAACTAA
- a CDS encoding IS701 family transposase: METLLAHAQGLVYTLLDLMPSHYQRDSLQALLGLFLQAQGHPLPQQCKTKSASALSRFLNVYPWSTRRLIRSTRSFVLQQILSQPRIGRRPILQVIIDLTTLEKRGKFKLLDGLVRVFHSKRGLHLVVMYLVVGQWRVPWNFRVYRGKNHSSPAQLGLRLVQSLPSLLSQHFQLMILVDTAFGSAEFLHGIRKLKYHAIAGVRCDRKLQDGRNVKQLCRRGQQVRLVKLKFPVSLSWYYLKRDDGRLEKRFVLSTKPLKASTINYWGKKRWQIEGWFKTAKHRFGLDQFGQGTLLGVYRWLVLSLLAYLLAHWAYLSTASTDSPDWGKAAQLALEALLPQLVVLLLLLESKRLTPLARSLGFDIQITCCKI; the protein is encoded by the coding sequence ATGGAAACCCTTCTTGCCCACGCCCAAGGGCTAGTCTACACCCTACTTGATTTGATGCCGAGCCACTATCAACGAGATAGCCTACAAGCCTTGCTGGGATTATTTTTACAAGCTCAAGGACATCCTCTGCCCCAACAATGCAAAACTAAATCAGCCAGTGCCTTAAGTCGGTTTCTCAACGTCTACCCCTGGTCAACTCGTCGGCTGATTCGTAGTACCCGCTCCTTTGTCCTGCAGCAAATTCTGTCACAGCCACGAATTGGACGTAGACCCATCTTACAAGTCATCATCGACTTAACCACCCTAGAAAAACGCGGCAAGTTCAAGCTGTTGGATGGATTAGTGCGAGTCTTCCATAGCAAACGTGGGCTACACCTAGTCGTGATGTATCTAGTAGTGGGTCAATGGCGCGTGCCGTGGAATTTTCGAGTTTACCGAGGGAAAAATCATTCCTCACCAGCACAGTTGGGGCTACGACTTGTACAAAGCTTACCTTCATTGCTGAGTCAACACTTTCAGCTCATGATTTTAGTAGATACAGCCTTTGGTAGTGCCGAATTTTTACATGGTATACGTAAATTAAAATATCACGCCATTGCCGGAGTACGCTGTGACCGCAAGCTACAAGATGGGCGCAATGTTAAGCAACTATGCAGGCGGGGACAACAAGTGCGACTGGTAAAATTAAAGTTTCCAGTTTCACTGTCTTGGTACTATCTCAAGCGTGACGACGGTAGGCTGGAAAAGCGCTTTGTCCTCTCTACCAAACCACTTAAAGCTAGTACTATCAATTACTGGGGCAAAAAGCGTTGGCAGATTGAGGGATGGTTCAAAACTGCTAAACATCGGTTTGGATTAGACCAATTTGGTCAGGGCACATTGCTAGGTGTCTACCGTTGGCTGGTATTGTCACTTTTAGCTTATTTGTTAGCACATTGGGCTTATTTGTCTACTGCATCTACCGACTCACCTGATTGGGGTAAGGCGGCTCAACTGGCACTTGAAGCATTACTGCCTCAACTAGTGGTGTTGCTCCTGCTGCTGGAGAGCAAACGCCTCACACCCCTAGCACGCTCCCTTGGTTTTGACATTCAAATCACTTGCTGCAAGATCTGA
- a CDS encoding WD40/YVTN/BNR-like repeat-containing protein — protein MTEFVQQKIASKETGVNQEHSLTVGTSAGLVWFTASQQWMELEGHSITAIAPSLNGLWAVVDGESVWHRDSEGEWQVVAPSIQDLQLNCIQPLSGKVLVGTSNAHLFWIVDGGIEFIQSFDTAQGRDEWYTPWGGLPDVRSMAGGQSGELYANVHVGGILRSQDRGRSWQPTIDLHWDVHQVITVPDRPGVVLAATAEGLATSTDRGDTWSLDRANLHSTYSRAVAICGETVLISTSSGPSGAKAAIYRRSLDRAGTFEKCDRGLPQWFSHNIDTGSLVALKDRTVFGTSKGQIFLSEDAGLTWKQFASDLPPIHCLNFS, from the coding sequence ATGACTGAATTTGTGCAACAAAAAATAGCGTCAAAAGAAACTGGTGTAAATCAGGAGCATTCATTAACAGTAGGAACATCTGCCGGTTTGGTATGGTTTACAGCATCCCAGCAGTGGATGGAACTGGAGGGTCACAGTATCACTGCGATCGCTCCAAGCCTGAACGGACTATGGGCGGTGGTTGATGGCGAGTCGGTATGGCATCGCGATTCTGAGGGTGAATGGCAAGTAGTAGCCCCAAGTATTCAAGATTTGCAGTTGAATTGCATTCAGCCACTGAGTGGGAAAGTTCTGGTCGGTACATCTAATGCTCATCTTTTCTGGATTGTAGATGGTGGCATTGAATTCATCCAAAGTTTTGATACAGCTCAAGGGCGAGACGAGTGGTATACACCTTGGGGTGGGTTGCCAGATGTTCGCTCTATGGCAGGAGGACAATCGGGCGAACTTTATGCCAACGTACACGTTGGTGGCATCTTGCGTTCCCAAGATCGCGGACGTTCGTGGCAGCCAACTATCGATTTGCACTGGGATGTTCACCAAGTCATCACTGTTCCAGATCGTCCTGGTGTCGTGCTAGCAGCTACAGCAGAAGGATTGGCTACGAGTACAGATAGAGGCGATACATGGAGCTTGGATCGAGCTAACCTACACTCCACGTACTCCCGCGCTGTTGCTATTTGTGGCGAGACAGTCTTGATAAGTACCTCTAGCGGTCCATCTGGTGCTAAAGCCGCAATTTATCGGCGATCGCTCGACCGAGCGGGGACTTTCGAGAAGTGCGATCGAGGTTTGCCGCAGTGGTTTTCGCACAACATTGATACGGGAAGCCTTGTGGCGTTAAAGGATAGAACTGTTTTTGGTACGAGTAAAGGTCAGATCTTCCTATCAGAGGATGCGGGCTTGACATGGAAACAGTTCGCCTCAGATCTGCCACCAATTCACTGCTTGAATTTTTCATAA